The nucleotide sequence TAGTTAGAATGGGTGATACAATGATACTTGCAACAGTAGTATCTGATAAAAAAGAAAAAGATGTAGATTTTCTTCCGCTAAGTGTTGATTATAGAGAAAAATTTGCTGCTGACGGTAGATTTCCCGGTGGATTTCTAAAAAGAGAAGCAAGACCGTCAGATCAAGAAATTTTAGGCATGAGATTGGTAGATAGAGTTCTACGCCCATTGTTTCCTAAAAATTACCACTTTGAAACTCAAATCATGATTCAACTTATGTCTCATGATAAAAATGTTGACCCATATGCCTTATTAGGTTTAGCTGCATCAACTGCATTGACATTATCGGATATCCCGTTTGAAGGGCCTATATCTGAAACACGTGTTGGAAGAATTAACGGAAACTTTATTGCCAACCCATCACCTGAGCAACTTGAAGAGTCGGATATTGACTTAATGATAGGAGCATCGGTAGACTCTGTTGTTATGGTAGAAGGAGAAATGAAAGAGATTTCAGAAAATGAAATGATTGAAGCTATAAAATTTGGACATGAAGCAATCAAAATTCAGTGTAATTCGCAACTTGAACTTTCTAATCTTTTGGGAACAAATGAAAAAAGAGCAGTCGAAACAGTAGAATCAACTCCAATTGCTAAAAAAGTAAGCGACTTATGTTATGAAGAAATCTATGGGATTGCTAGCAAAAAAACCACAAAAAAAGAACGTTCAAATTTAATTGAACAACTAAAAGAAAAATTAATGTCAAATTTTTCTGAAGAAGAACTTGAAGAACACAGTTCAGATATTTCAAAAGAATTTTACACAACTCAAAAAGATGCTATAAGAAATTTTATTCTTGATACACACAACAGGTTAGATGGAAGAAAAACTGATGAAATTAGACCCATCTGGTGTGAAGTGGACTATTTACCAAAAACTCATGGGTCAGCAGTTTTTACAAGAGGAGAGACACAATCACTGACAACTGTCACATTAGGAACATCGCTTGACGAGAACAGACTTGATACGGTTACCCGGCAAGGTGCTGAAAAATTTTATTTACATTATAATTTTCCACCATTTTCTACAGGAGAGGCAAGAATGAAATTCAATGTCAGTAGAAGAGAGATTGGCCATGGAAATTTAGCACAAAGAGCATTAAAAGATATGATTAATGATTCAAACCCTTATACAATTAGAGTCGTCTCTGAAATACTTGAGTCTAACGGATCTTCATCAATGGCAACTGTTTGTGCTGGAACATTGGCTTTAATGGATGCAGGTGTCAATATTACTAGACCGGTTTCGGGTATTGCGATGGGACTTATTACCAATGAGGATAACTCAAAATATGCAATACTTTCTGATATATTGGGTGATGAAGATTTTTTAGGAGACATGGACTTTAAAGTTACGGGTACAACTGAGGGAATCACAGCCTGTCAAATGGACATGAAAGTAAAAGGTCTGCCATATAATATTTTAGAGGAAGCACTTAATCAATCAAAAGCAGGAAGATTACATATATTAGAAGAAATGTTAAAAACACTTTCAACTAGTAGAGAAACTCCTAAAGAACATTCTCCAAAAATGGTTACAATGACAATACCAAAAGATATGATTGGAGGTGTAATTGGGCCTGGCGGAAAAGTTATACAAAAGATGCAAGAAACTACAGAGACAACAATCACAATAAATGAGGAAGATAATGTTGGTATCGTAGAAATACTTGGA is from Flavobacteriales bacterium TMED191 and encodes:
- a CDS encoding polyribonucleotide nucleotidyltransferase, coding for MKPELKKVTISLDNDRDITIETGLLAKQAHGSCVVRMGDTMILATVVSDKKEKDVDFLPLSVDYREKFAADGRFPGGFLKREARPSDQEILGMRLVDRVLRPLFPKNYHFETQIMIQLMSHDKNVDPYALLGLAASTALTLSDIPFEGPISETRVGRINGNFIANPSPEQLEESDIDLMIGASVDSVVMVEGEMKEISENEMIEAIKFGHEAIKIQCNSQLELSNLLGTNEKRAVETVESTPIAKKVSDLCYEEIYGIASKKTTKKERSNLIEQLKEKLMSNFSEEELEEHSSDISKEFYTTQKDAIRNFILDTHNRLDGRKTDEIRPIWCEVDYLPKTHGSAVFTRGETQSLTTVTLGTSLDENRLDTVTRQGAEKFYLHYNFPPFSTGEARMKFNVSRREIGHGNLAQRALKDMINDSNPYTIRVVSEILESNGSSSMATVCAGTLALMDAGVNITRPVSGIAMGLITNEDNSKYAILSDILGDEDFLGDMDFKVTGTTEGITACQMDMKVKGLPYNILEEALNQSKAGRLHILEEMLKTLSTSRETPKEHSPKMVTMTIPKDMIGGVIGPGGKVIQKMQETTETTITINEEDNVGIVEILGVNSEGIKNAQEKIKEICFIPEVGTVYKGIVKSIQPYGAFVEIKKGTDGLLHISEIAWKRLEKVEEVLKEGDAIDVKLVSIDPKNGKMKLSRKVLLEKPE